The following are encoded in a window of Cygnus olor isolate bCygOlo1 chromosome 21, bCygOlo1.pri.v2, whole genome shotgun sequence genomic DNA:
- the KLHL17 gene encoding kelch-like protein 17 isoform X5 — protein sequence MEGGVQLLNRDGHSISHNSKRHYHDAFVCMNRMRQRGLLCDIVLHVGTKEIKAHKVVLASCSPYFHAMFTNEMSESRQTHVTLHDIDPQALEQLVQYAYTAEIVVGEGNVQTLLPAASLLQLNGVRDACCKFLLSQLDPSNCLGIRGFADTHSCSDLLKSAHKYVLQHFVEVSKTEEFMLLPLKQVLDLISSDSLNVPSEEEVYRAVLSWVKHDVDSRRQHVPRLMKCVRLPLLSRDFLMSNVDTELLVRHHSECKDLLIEALKYHLMPEQRGVLSNSRTRPRRCEGASTVLFAVGPWDCCVLCFAVPCAGGGSLFAIHGDCEAYDTRTDRWHMVASMSTRRARVGVAAIGNKLYAVGGYDGTSDLATVESYDPVTNSWQPEVSMGTRRSCLGVAALHGLLYAAGGYDGASCLNSAERYDPLTGTWTSIAAMSTRRRYVRVATLEGNLYAVGGYDSSSHLATVEKYEPQQEQTKPVQRRSPPSIVPQHLCDAPRMVFARDEGRLTVNTWTPIANMLSRRSSAGVAVLEGMLYVAGGNDGTSCLNSVERYNPKTNTWESVAPMNIRRSTHDLVAMDGWLYAVGGNDGSSSLNSIEKYNPRTNKWVAASCMFTRRSSVGVAVLELLNFPPPSSPTLSVSSTSL from the exons ATGGAAGGCGGCGTGCAGCTCCTCAACCGCGACGGCCACAGCATCTCGCACAACTCCAAGCGGCACTACCACGACGCCTTCGTGTGCATGAACCGCATGCGGCAGCGCGGGCTGCTCTGCGACATCGTGCTGCACGTGGGCACCAAGGAGATCAAGGCCCACAAGGTGGTGCTGGCGTCCTGCAGCCCATACTTCCACGCCATGTTCACAA ATGAGATGAGTGAGAGCCGCCAGACCCACGTCACGCTGCACGACATCGACCCGCAGGCCCTGGAGCAGCTGGTGCAGTACGCTTACACGGCTGAGATCGTGGTGGGCGAGGGCAACGTGCAG ACACTTCTTCCCGCTGCCAGCCTGCTTCAGCTCAACGGCGTGCGGGATGCTTGCTGCAAGTTCCTCCTGAGCCAGCTCGACCCATCCAACTGCCTGGGGATCCGGGGCTTTGCCGACACGCACTCCTGCAGCGACCTCCTCAAGTCTGCCCACAAGTACGTCCTCCAGCACTTCGTGGAGGTGTCCAAGACAGAGGAGTTCATGTTGCTGCCCCTCAAACAG GTGCTGGACCTCATTTCCAGTGACAGCCTCAACGTGCCGTCGGAGGAGGAGGTGTACCgggctgtgctcagctgggTCAAGCACGATGTggacagcagaaggcagcatgTCCCCAGG CTCATGAAGTGCGTGCGGCTGCCCTTGCTGAGCCGGGACTTCCTGATGAGCAACGTGGACACGGAGCTGCTGGTGCGGCACCACTCGGAGTGCAAGGACCTGCTGATCGAAGCCCTCAAGTACCACCTCATGCCGGAGCAGCGAGGGGTCCTCAGCAACAGCAGGACGAGGCCACGGCGCTGCGAGGGGGCCAGCACCGTGCTGTTCGCTGTGG GGCCTTGGGACTGTTGTGTGCTCTGCTTTGCCGTCCCATGCGCAGGTGGGGGGAGCCTGTTCGCCATCCACGGGGACTGCGAGGCCTACGACACGCGGACGGACCGGTGGCACATGGTGGCCTCCATGTCGACGCGCAGGGCCAGGGTCGGCGTGGCTGCCATCGGGAACAAGCTGTACGCCGTGGGCGG ttACGACGGGACCTCTGATCTGGCCACGGTGGAGTCCTACGACCCCGTCACCAATTCCTGGCAGCCCGAGGTGTCCATGGGCaccaggaggagctgcctggGCGTAGCGGCGCTTCACGGGCTTCTCTATGCTGCTGGGGGTTACGATGGGGCCTCGTGCCTGAACAG cgcAGAGCGGTACGACCCTCTGACAGGCACCTGGACATCCATCGCTGCCATGAGCACCAGGAGACGCTACGTCCGGGTGGCAACGCTAG AAGGCAACCTCTATGCTGTTGGGGGATATGACAGCTCGTCCCACTTAGCCACGGTAGAAAAGTATGAGCCCCAG CAGGAGCAAACCAAACCCGTGCAGCGGAGATCTCCACCCTCCATCGTCCCACAGCATCTCTGCGATGCCCCCAGAATGGTTTTTGCAAGGGACGAGGGGAGGCTCACA GTCAACACCTGGACGCCCATTGCCAACATGCTGAGCCGCCGGAGCAGCGCAGGGGTGGCCGTGCTGGAGGGGATGCTCTACGTGGCCGGCGGCAACGACGGGACCAGCTGCCTGAACTCCGTGGAGCGCTACAACCCCAAAACCAACACGTGGGAGAGCGTGGCGCCCATGAACATCCGCAG GAGCACCCACGACCTGGTGGCCATGGACGGCTGGCTGTACGCCGTGGGTGGCAACGACGGGAGCTCCAGCCTGAACTCCATCGAGAAGTACAACCCGCGCACCAACAAGTGGGTGGCAGCCTCCTGCATGTTCACCCGCCGCAGCAGCGTGGGGGTGGCGGTGCTGGAACTGCTCAACTTCCCACCCCCTTCCTCGCCCACCCTCTCGGTGTCTTCGACGAGCCTTTGA
- the KLHL17 gene encoding kelch-like protein 17 isoform X7: MEGGVQLLNRDGHSISHNSKRHYHDAFVCMNRMRQRGLLCDIVLHVGTKEIKAHKVVLASCSPYFHAMFTNEMSESRQTHVTLHDIDPQALEQLVQYAYTAEIVVGEGNVQTLLPAASLLQLNGVRDACCKFLLSQLDPSNCLGIRGFADTHSCSDLLKSAHKYVLQHFVEVSKTEEFMLLPLKQVLDLISSDSLNVPSEEEVYRAVLSWVKHDVDSRRQHVPRLMKCVRLPLLSRDFLMSNVDTELLVRHHSECKDLLIEALKYHLMPEQRGVLSNSRTRPRRCEGASTVLFAVGPWDCCVLCFAVPCAGGGSLFAIHGDCEAYDTRTDRWHMVASMSTRRARVGVAAIGNKLYAVGGYDGTSDLATVESYDPVTNSWQPEVSMGTRRSCLGVAALHGLLYAAGGYDGASCLNSAERYDPLTGTWTSIAAMSTRRRYVRVATLEGNLYAVGGYDSSSHLATVEKYEPQVNTWTPIANMLSRRSSAGVAVLEGMLYVAGGNDGTSCLNSVERYNPKTNTWESVAPMNIRRSTHDLVAMDGWLYAVGGNDGSSSLNSIEKYNPRTNKWVAASCMFTRRSSVGVAVLELLNFPPPSSPTLSVSSTSL; encoded by the exons ATGGAAGGCGGCGTGCAGCTCCTCAACCGCGACGGCCACAGCATCTCGCACAACTCCAAGCGGCACTACCACGACGCCTTCGTGTGCATGAACCGCATGCGGCAGCGCGGGCTGCTCTGCGACATCGTGCTGCACGTGGGCACCAAGGAGATCAAGGCCCACAAGGTGGTGCTGGCGTCCTGCAGCCCATACTTCCACGCCATGTTCACAA ATGAGATGAGTGAGAGCCGCCAGACCCACGTCACGCTGCACGACATCGACCCGCAGGCCCTGGAGCAGCTGGTGCAGTACGCTTACACGGCTGAGATCGTGGTGGGCGAGGGCAACGTGCAG ACACTTCTTCCCGCTGCCAGCCTGCTTCAGCTCAACGGCGTGCGGGATGCTTGCTGCAAGTTCCTCCTGAGCCAGCTCGACCCATCCAACTGCCTGGGGATCCGGGGCTTTGCCGACACGCACTCCTGCAGCGACCTCCTCAAGTCTGCCCACAAGTACGTCCTCCAGCACTTCGTGGAGGTGTCCAAGACAGAGGAGTTCATGTTGCTGCCCCTCAAACAG GTGCTGGACCTCATTTCCAGTGACAGCCTCAACGTGCCGTCGGAGGAGGAGGTGTACCgggctgtgctcagctgggTCAAGCACGATGTggacagcagaaggcagcatgTCCCCAGG CTCATGAAGTGCGTGCGGCTGCCCTTGCTGAGCCGGGACTTCCTGATGAGCAACGTGGACACGGAGCTGCTGGTGCGGCACCACTCGGAGTGCAAGGACCTGCTGATCGAAGCCCTCAAGTACCACCTCATGCCGGAGCAGCGAGGGGTCCTCAGCAACAGCAGGACGAGGCCACGGCGCTGCGAGGGGGCCAGCACCGTGCTGTTCGCTGTGG GGCCTTGGGACTGTTGTGTGCTCTGCTTTGCCGTCCCATGCGCAGGTGGGGGGAGCCTGTTCGCCATCCACGGGGACTGCGAGGCCTACGACACGCGGACGGACCGGTGGCACATGGTGGCCTCCATGTCGACGCGCAGGGCCAGGGTCGGCGTGGCTGCCATCGGGAACAAGCTGTACGCCGTGGGCGG ttACGACGGGACCTCTGATCTGGCCACGGTGGAGTCCTACGACCCCGTCACCAATTCCTGGCAGCCCGAGGTGTCCATGGGCaccaggaggagctgcctggGCGTAGCGGCGCTTCACGGGCTTCTCTATGCTGCTGGGGGTTACGATGGGGCCTCGTGCCTGAACAG cgcAGAGCGGTACGACCCTCTGACAGGCACCTGGACATCCATCGCTGCCATGAGCACCAGGAGACGCTACGTCCGGGTGGCAACGCTAG AAGGCAACCTCTATGCTGTTGGGGGATATGACAGCTCGTCCCACTTAGCCACGGTAGAAAAGTATGAGCCCCAG GTCAACACCTGGACGCCCATTGCCAACATGCTGAGCCGCCGGAGCAGCGCAGGGGTGGCCGTGCTGGAGGGGATGCTCTACGTGGCCGGCGGCAACGACGGGACCAGCTGCCTGAACTCCGTGGAGCGCTACAACCCCAAAACCAACACGTGGGAGAGCGTGGCGCCCATGAACATCCGCAG GAGCACCCACGACCTGGTGGCCATGGACGGCTGGCTGTACGCCGTGGGTGGCAACGACGGGAGCTCCAGCCTGAACTCCATCGAGAAGTACAACCCGCGCACCAACAAGTGGGTGGCAGCCTCCTGCATGTTCACCCGCCGCAGCAGCGTGGGGGTGGCGGTGCTGGAACTGCTCAACTTCCCACCCCCTTCCTCGCCCACCCTCTCGGTGTCTTCGACGAGCCTTTGA
- the KLHL17 gene encoding kelch-like protein 17 isoform X8, with the protein MEGGVQLLNRDGHSISHNSKRHYHDAFVCMNRMRQRGLLCDIVLHVGTKEIKAHKVVLASCSPYFHAMFTNEMSESRQTHVTLHDIDPQALEQLVQYAYTAEIVVGEGNVQTLLPAASLLQLNGVRDACCKFLLSQLDPSNCLGIRGFADTHSCSDLLKSAHKYVLQHFVEVSKTEEFMLLPLKQVLDLISSDSLNVPSEEEVYRAVLSWVKHDVDSRRQHVPRLMKCVRLPLLSRDFLMSNVDTELLVRHHSECKDLLIEALKYHLMPEQRGVLSNSRTRPRRCEGASTVLFAVGGGSLFAIHGDCEAYDTRTDRWHMVASMSTRRARVGVAAIGNKLYAVGGYDGTSDLATVESYDPVTNSWQPEVSMGTRRSCLGVAALHGLLYAAGGYDGASCLNSAERYDPLTGTWTSIAAMSTRRRYVRVATLEGNLYAVGGYDSSSHLATVEKYEPQVNTWTPIANMLSRRSSAGVAVLEGMLYVAGGNDGTSCLNSVERYNPKTNTWESVAPMNIRRSTHDLVAMDGWLYAVGGNDGSSSLNSIEKYNPRTNKWVAASCMFTRRSSVGVAVLELLNFPPPSSPTLSVSSTSL; encoded by the exons ATGGAAGGCGGCGTGCAGCTCCTCAACCGCGACGGCCACAGCATCTCGCACAACTCCAAGCGGCACTACCACGACGCCTTCGTGTGCATGAACCGCATGCGGCAGCGCGGGCTGCTCTGCGACATCGTGCTGCACGTGGGCACCAAGGAGATCAAGGCCCACAAGGTGGTGCTGGCGTCCTGCAGCCCATACTTCCACGCCATGTTCACAA ATGAGATGAGTGAGAGCCGCCAGACCCACGTCACGCTGCACGACATCGACCCGCAGGCCCTGGAGCAGCTGGTGCAGTACGCTTACACGGCTGAGATCGTGGTGGGCGAGGGCAACGTGCAG ACACTTCTTCCCGCTGCCAGCCTGCTTCAGCTCAACGGCGTGCGGGATGCTTGCTGCAAGTTCCTCCTGAGCCAGCTCGACCCATCCAACTGCCTGGGGATCCGGGGCTTTGCCGACACGCACTCCTGCAGCGACCTCCTCAAGTCTGCCCACAAGTACGTCCTCCAGCACTTCGTGGAGGTGTCCAAGACAGAGGAGTTCATGTTGCTGCCCCTCAAACAG GTGCTGGACCTCATTTCCAGTGACAGCCTCAACGTGCCGTCGGAGGAGGAGGTGTACCgggctgtgctcagctgggTCAAGCACGATGTggacagcagaaggcagcatgTCCCCAGG CTCATGAAGTGCGTGCGGCTGCCCTTGCTGAGCCGGGACTTCCTGATGAGCAACGTGGACACGGAGCTGCTGGTGCGGCACCACTCGGAGTGCAAGGACCTGCTGATCGAAGCCCTCAAGTACCACCTCATGCCGGAGCAGCGAGGGGTCCTCAGCAACAGCAGGACGAGGCCACGGCGCTGCGAGGGGGCCAGCACCGTGCTGTTCGCTGTGG GTGGGGGGAGCCTGTTCGCCATCCACGGGGACTGCGAGGCCTACGACACGCGGACGGACCGGTGGCACATGGTGGCCTCCATGTCGACGCGCAGGGCCAGGGTCGGCGTGGCTGCCATCGGGAACAAGCTGTACGCCGTGGGCGG ttACGACGGGACCTCTGATCTGGCCACGGTGGAGTCCTACGACCCCGTCACCAATTCCTGGCAGCCCGAGGTGTCCATGGGCaccaggaggagctgcctggGCGTAGCGGCGCTTCACGGGCTTCTCTATGCTGCTGGGGGTTACGATGGGGCCTCGTGCCTGAACAG cgcAGAGCGGTACGACCCTCTGACAGGCACCTGGACATCCATCGCTGCCATGAGCACCAGGAGACGCTACGTCCGGGTGGCAACGCTAG AAGGCAACCTCTATGCTGTTGGGGGATATGACAGCTCGTCCCACTTAGCCACGGTAGAAAAGTATGAGCCCCAG GTCAACACCTGGACGCCCATTGCCAACATGCTGAGCCGCCGGAGCAGCGCAGGGGTGGCCGTGCTGGAGGGGATGCTCTACGTGGCCGGCGGCAACGACGGGACCAGCTGCCTGAACTCCGTGGAGCGCTACAACCCCAAAACCAACACGTGGGAGAGCGTGGCGCCCATGAACATCCGCAG GAGCACCCACGACCTGGTGGCCATGGACGGCTGGCTGTACGCCGTGGGTGGCAACGACGGGAGCTCCAGCCTGAACTCCATCGAGAAGTACAACCCGCGCACCAACAAGTGGGTGGCAGCCTCCTGCATGTTCACCCGCCGCAGCAGCGTGGGGGTGGCGGTGCTGGAACTGCTCAACTTCCCACCCCCTTCCTCGCCCACCCTCTCGGTGTCTTCGACGAGCCTTTGA